In Lysobacter lycopersici, a genomic segment contains:
- a CDS encoding response regulator, with translation MQKEILLVEDNPDDVELTRIAFEEAKVANLLQVVNDGAEALDYLFARGKHADRDPANLPSLVLLDLNLPKVDGREVLQAIRANQATHTLPVVVLTTSAEPFDVDSTYALGVNSYIRKPVDFEQFVWAVKQVGLYWLVLNETPDANA, from the coding sequence ATGCAAAAGGAAATCCTGCTGGTCGAGGACAACCCCGACGACGTCGAACTGACCCGCATCGCGTTCGAGGAAGCCAAGGTCGCGAACCTGCTGCAGGTGGTCAACGACGGCGCCGAGGCGCTCGACTACCTGTTCGCGCGCGGCAAGCACGCCGACCGCGACCCGGCGAACCTGCCGTCGCTGGTGCTGCTCGACCTCAACCTACCGAAGGTGGACGGACGCGAGGTGCTGCAGGCGATCCGCGCGAACCAGGCCACGCATACGCTGCCGGTGGTGGTGCTGACCACCAGCGCCGAGCCGTTCGACGTCGATTCCACCTACGCGCTCGGGGTCAACAGCTACATCCGCAAGCCGGTCGACTTCGAACAGTTCGTGTGGGCGGTGAAGCAGGTCGGGCTGTACTGGCTGGTGCTCAACGAAACGCCCGACGCGAATGCATGA
- a CDS encoding NIPSNAP family protein produces MNMLRGVLPLLITLLAPPSANAVETPEPTVMEHHAHPVYELRQYTLHPRKRDTLIGLFEDHFIEPLERDGMQVPAHFRDLDNDDRFAWFRRFDDMESRGRALPAFYRQDPVWQQYRNDANATMIDSDNVLLLREAWPGSGFAAPVAPRPPIGATPRSKAVVVVTTYALVNPVDDAFIAFFRDTLAPRAQADGAQLRATFVSEESPNNFPPLPVRPEHVLVWVAAFADDAAYARYRERAASDPRWARDIAPTLQQRLIWPADVHRLRPAARSLLQD; encoded by the coding sequence ATGAACATGCTGCGTGGCGTGCTGCCGCTTTTGATCACGCTGCTGGCGCCGCCATCGGCGAACGCCGTCGAAACCCCGGAGCCGACCGTGATGGAGCACCACGCCCACCCCGTTTACGAACTGCGCCAGTACACCTTGCATCCCCGCAAGCGCGACACGCTGATCGGCCTGTTCGAAGACCATTTCATCGAACCGCTGGAACGCGACGGCATGCAGGTGCCCGCGCATTTCCGCGACCTCGACAACGACGATCGCTTCGCATGGTTCCGGCGTTTCGACGACATGGAATCGCGCGGCCGCGCGCTGCCCGCGTTCTACCGCCAGGATCCGGTCTGGCAGCAATACCGCAACGACGCCAACGCCACGATGATCGATTCGGACAACGTGCTGCTGTTGCGCGAAGCGTGGCCGGGATCGGGCTTCGCCGCGCCTGTCGCGCCACGCCCGCCAATCGGTGCGACGCCGCGGTCGAAGGCGGTGGTCGTGGTCACGACCTACGCGCTGGTGAATCCGGTCGACGACGCCTTCATCGCGTTCTTCCGCGACACGCTGGCACCGCGCGCGCAGGCCGATGGCGCGCAACTGCGCGCGACCTTCGTCAGCGAGGAAAGCCCGAACAATTTCCCGCCGCTGCCGGTGCGCCCCGAGCACGTGCTGGTGTGGGTCGCGGCCTTCGCCGACGACGCGGCGTACGCGCGTTATCGCGAACGTGCTGCCAGCGATCCGCGCTGGGCCCGCGACATCGCGCCGACGTTGCAGCAACGCCTCATCTGGCCCGCCGACGTGCATCGGTTGCGCCCGGCCGCGCGTTCGCTGCTGCAGGATTGA
- a CDS encoding helix-turn-helix transcriptional regulator, giving the protein MRRADRLFLIIHALRGRRTALPARGLAETLGVSLRTIYRDVADLQRSGVPIEGEAGVGYMLRKGADIPPLMFTADELEALVVGTRFVRAFGGERLGRAASAALLKINAVLPPELRERGRRTRIFAPELDDRIEASGVIDRLHAAIEARAVLRLEYRDKDDATTTREVEPLCLSFWGGTWTLGAWCRLRRDFRSFRPDRIAAFEATGEMFEDDAKRGLDAYLRKVGADPGAID; this is encoded by the coding sequence ATGCGCCGCGCCGACCGCCTGTTCCTGATCATCCACGCCCTGCGCGGCCGCCGCACTGCGCTGCCGGCGCGCGGCTTGGCCGAAACGCTGGGCGTGTCGCTACGCACGATCTACCGCGACGTCGCCGACCTGCAACGCTCCGGTGTGCCGATCGAAGGCGAGGCCGGGGTCGGTTACATGCTGCGCAAGGGCGCGGACATCCCGCCGCTGATGTTCACCGCGGATGAACTCGAAGCGCTGGTGGTCGGCACGCGCTTTGTGCGCGCATTCGGCGGTGAACGCCTCGGCCGCGCCGCCAGCGCCGCACTGCTGAAGATCAACGCGGTGCTGCCGCCGGAACTGCGCGAACGCGGGCGGCGCACGCGCATCTTCGCGCCCGAACTCGACGACCGCATCGAAGCCAGCGGCGTGATCGACCGCCTGCACGCGGCGATCGAGGCGCGTGCCGTGCTGCGGCTAGAGTATCGCGACAAGGACGACGCAACGACCACGCGCGAAGTGGAACCGTTGTGCCTGTCGTTCTGGGGCGGGACCTGGACGCTGGGCGCCTGGTGCCGCCTGCGCCGCGATTTCCGCAGCTTCCGCCCGGATCGCATCGCCGCGTTCGAAGCGACCGGCGAAATGTTCGAAGACGACGCGAAGCGCGGTCTCGACGCCTATTTGCGCAAGGTCGGCGCGGATCCCGGCGCGATCGATTAG
- a CDS encoding sensor histidine kinase: MDRFQRVMESSGVGMAIVDLDGRIAQANPALAAMLGTTPEELAGRGVREFTHPDDLDLTERLFADLLEGRCSSLGAEKRYLLPDGRVVDIRLDTTLLRDAGGQPLYFLSQVTDVSEQRHAERELQAMNANLEAHVAARTRDLEIVCEDLRRFAYGVSHDLRAPLRSIAGFAKLLDDHAGDGLDEQGRDHLRRIREAAAQMEGLIGSLQELSQVMRGEFRSEPVDISLLADWAGAELQDAEPHRAATIEVQQGLVARGDERALKQLFTALLHNAWKFSRERERVRIEVGGTRDGDVLRIEVRDHGIGYDPRYADKLFQPFQRLHGAAEGAGNGLGLAIAQRIVERHGGRISARSEPGAGATIAIELPAGDLD; this comes from the coding sequence ATGGACCGGTTCCAGCGGGTGATGGAATCGTCCGGCGTCGGCATGGCGATCGTGGACCTGGATGGCCGCATCGCGCAGGCCAACCCCGCGCTGGCGGCGATGCTCGGCACCACGCCCGAGGAACTCGCGGGCCGCGGCGTGCGCGAGTTCACCCATCCCGACGACCTGGACCTGACCGAGCGCCTGTTTGCCGACCTGCTCGAGGGCCGTTGCTCCAGCCTGGGCGCGGAGAAGCGTTATCTCCTTCCCGACGGGCGCGTGGTCGACATCCGCCTCGACACCACGCTGTTGCGCGATGCCGGCGGGCAGCCGCTGTATTTCCTGTCGCAGGTGACCGACGTCAGCGAGCAGCGCCACGCCGAACGCGAACTGCAGGCGATGAACGCGAACCTCGAGGCGCACGTCGCCGCGCGCACGCGCGACCTGGAGATCGTGTGTGAAGACCTCCGGCGCTTCGCCTACGGCGTGTCGCACGACCTGCGCGCGCCGCTGCGCAGCATCGCCGGCTTCGCGAAACTGCTTGACGACCACGCCGGCGACGGGCTCGACGAACAAGGCCGCGACCACCTGCGCCGCATCCGCGAGGCGGCGGCGCAGATGGAGGGACTGATCGGCAGCCTGCAGGAACTGTCGCAAGTGATGCGCGGCGAATTCCGTTCCGAACCGGTCGACATCAGCCTGCTCGCCGACTGGGCCGGCGCCGAATTGCAGGATGCCGAACCGCACCGCGCCGCGACCATCGAGGTGCAGCAGGGCCTGGTCGCGCGTGGCGACGAGCGCGCGCTGAAGCAGTTGTTCACCGCGCTGCTGCACAATGCGTGGAAGTTCTCGCGCGAACGCGAACGCGTGCGGATCGAGGTCGGTGGCACGCGCGACGGCGACGTGTTGCGCATCGAAGTCCGCGACCATGGCATCGGCTACGACCCGCGCTACGCCGACAAGCTGTTCCAGCCGTTCCAGCGCCTGCATGGCGCGGCCGAAGGCGCGGGCAACGGCCTCGGCCTCGCGATCGCGCAACGCATCGTCGAGCGCCACGGCGGCCGCATTTCCGCCCGCTCCGAACCCGGCGCGGGCGCGACCATCGCCATCGAACTCCCGGCCGGAGACCTGGACTGA
- a CDS encoding class 1 fructose-bisphosphatase, with translation MSPDRISLTRYLIEEQRAGRIGPDLRLLIEVVARACKSISVAVGKGALGGVLGDAGTDGGSINVQGEAQKKLDVLSNEILLEANAWGGHLAGLASEEMEHSQPIPDVYPRGNYLLLFDPLDGSSNIDVNVSVGTIFSVLRCPEGVTSPADEHFLQPGTAQVAAGYCVYGPSTVLVLTVGHGTHFFTLDRELGSFVLTQREVRIPEDTQEFAINASNQRHWEAPVQRYVADLLAGKTGPRGKDFNMRWVASMVADVHRILTRGGVFMYPLDAKCVAKGGRLRLMYEANPMALLVEQAGGAASTGRGRILEVAPTQLHQRVPVFLGSKHEVEAAGRYHAEAS, from the coding sequence ATGTCGCCAGACCGGATTTCCCTGACCCGTTACCTGATCGAGGAACAGCGCGCCGGCCGCATAGGCCCGGACCTGCGCCTGCTGATCGAGGTCGTCGCGCGCGCCTGCAAGTCGATTTCGGTGGCGGTGGGCAAGGGCGCGCTCGGCGGCGTGCTCGGCGATGCCGGCACCGATGGCGGATCGATCAACGTCCAGGGCGAGGCGCAGAAGAAGCTCGACGTGCTCAGCAACGAGATCCTGCTGGAGGCGAACGCATGGGGCGGGCACCTCGCCGGGCTCGCGTCCGAGGAAATGGAGCATTCGCAGCCGATCCCCGACGTGTACCCGCGCGGTAATTATTTGCTGCTGTTCGATCCGCTCGATGGCTCGTCGAACATCGACGTCAACGTGTCGGTCGGAACGATCTTCTCGGTGCTGCGCTGCCCTGAGGGCGTGACCTCGCCGGCGGACGAACATTTCCTGCAGCCGGGCACGGCGCAGGTCGCGGCCGGTTACTGCGTATACGGGCCGAGCACGGTGCTGGTGCTGACGGTCGGGCACGGCACGCATTTCTTCACGCTGGATCGCGAGCTCGGCAGCTTCGTGCTGACCCAGCGCGAGGTGCGCATCCCCGAGGACACGCAGGAATTCGCGATCAACGCCTCCAATCAGCGCCATTGGGAAGCGCCGGTGCAGCGCTACGTCGCCGACCTGCTCGCCGGCAAGACCGGCCCGCGCGGCAAGGATTTCAACATGCGCTGGGTTGCGTCGATGGTCGCGGACGTGCACCGCATCCTGACGCGCGGTGGCGTGTTCATGTATCCGCTCGATGCGAAATGCGTGGCGAAGGGCGGACGCCTGCGCCTGATGTACGAAGCCAACCCGATGGCGCTATTGGTGGAGCAGGCCGGCGGCGCGGCCAGCACCGGGCGCGGGCGCATCCTCGAAGTCGCGCCGACGCAACTGCACCAGCGCGTGCCGGTGTTCCTCGGTTCGAAGCACGAGGTCGAGGCCGCAGGGCGTTACCACGCCGAAGCGAGTTGA
- a CDS encoding SRPBCC family protein has protein sequence MWLHESRIEVDAPAAAVWARFADVAGWKRWNAGVAECSLHGAFADGGEFDMRLPDGSEFRSRLFDVVEGRSFADETQVGEHRVRVWHRIDPLDVARCRVAYQAEVEGPDAAGVGNAVTDDFGDVLAALKRDVEFAA, from the coding sequence ATGTGGTTGCACGAAAGCAGGATCGAGGTCGATGCGCCGGCAGCCGCGGTGTGGGCGCGGTTTGCGGACGTGGCCGGCTGGAAGCGCTGGAATGCCGGCGTCGCCGAATGCTCGCTGCACGGTGCGTTCGCCGATGGTGGCGAGTTCGACATGCGCCTGCCCGACGGCAGTGAATTCCGCAGCCGGTTGTTCGACGTGGTCGAAGGCCGCAGCTTCGCCGACGAAACGCAGGTCGGCGAACACCGCGTACGGGTCTGGCACCGGATCGATCCGCTCGACGTCGCGCGCTGCCGCGTCGCCTACCAGGCCGAAGTCGAGGGCCCGGACGCGGCCGGCGTCGGCAATGCAGTGACCGACGATTTCGGCGACGTGCTCGCCGCGCTCAAGCGCGACGTGGAGTTCGCCGCATGA